In the genome of Thermogemmatispora onikobensis, the window GACGCTGCCTGGTTGGAGCGTCGAAGCCTGCGTCTCGCTCATAGCAGCACCCTCCCTAAGAAAAAGAGACCAATCGCCAGCAGCGCCGCGCCCAGCAGCGCCAAGATATCCCCACTCCGCAGGCGATAATCGCTATAGGTGCGAATCGTCCCCGTGAAGCCGCGCGCACACATGGCAGCATAGACCTCATTGCTCATCTGGAAGGAGCGATTCATCAAGGTCACCAGGGCGGTCACAATCCAGGCCCGCTGCTCTCCGCCGCTGGTGAAGCCCACTGTGCGGCTCTTGCGGGCCTCGAAGAAGCCGTTGACCGTGTGCAAAAAGAGAAAAATATAGCGGTAGGTCATCGAGAGCAGTAGAATAAAGATCTGGGGCACATGTAAGACCTGCAGGCTTTTGAGAAGATCAGCCCAGCGCGTCGTCAGAATCAAGAGAACGGCCAGCGAGACGGCATCACCCACGCGCATGACAAAGACGGCAGCCCCCAGCAGACTGGCCACGGTCGGACCCAGGTGCAACGGCCCCAGGTCCAGCTCAAAGAGGCGCGGCCCACCGCTGGTGAAGAAGATTGAAGGCAGGATGACAACGCCTGCAAAAAAGGGAATGCCCAGCCAGACCCGACGCACAAAGAAATCAAAGGGCAAGAGACTGACTCGCGCCATCAGCAAGAGCACACCATACAGCAGCAGCAGAGTCAGAAGCGAATGAGAGAGACTGGCGACCAGCACCGTCACAATGAACATCCCGAGCTTGATCCGCGGATCAAGGCCCTGCAGCCAGCCTGGACGGCGCGCGTGCTCCTCTGTAAAGACCGCACGCTCAATAGCCTCCGTCACCCCGGCCAGCGTCTGCTCCACCCAGCCAAGCTGACGACGTAGCTGACGCCGCTCCTGACGCGAGAGAGGCAGACGCTCAGGGCTGGCGCCAGCCTGGGTCGGCTCCCCTGGCTGGCCGCCCGTTCTCGAACTCATAGCGCCTCCTCACGCGGCTGCACTGGCTTTCCGCCGACTGCTGCTTCACCTCCACCACGGCCAGTCAGGCGGCGTATCAGCAGCATCAAGCCCGAGACCACCAGCACCAGCAGGAGAATCCCGATAATGCCGCTGATCTCATAGCCCAGAGCAGCATGCCACAAGGGAGCATTCGACGCCGTAAAGAAGTCAGCATTGATAGTGTAGCCACTCAAGGGCGCATTCCACAGACCATTGAGATCGCGCAGCCCCTGGGGAATGTAGCCGAAAGCCTTCTGCACATCCTCGGGGCTGCCTTCCCCAAAGGCGAAACCGGGCGCGATCAGACCCAGCGGCGCGAAAATGGCCAGGGCCATGAAGAAGGTCCCCACTCGTTTCAGGCGCGCCGGCAATACCACCCAGGTCAAAGGCAAGAGCACTACCGCGATGCCCAGCACAATCAGAAGCATGATGCCGACGTCCGGCCAGCTCACCTGCGACCAATCCGCCCCAAAGAGATGGTCTAGACGTCCCCCACCGGTAATCAGACCAGCAACAAAGAGCAGGACGAGCGCCAGAGGCACCGCCAGCGCGAAGATGCGCCAGAGCGGCAGCGCCTGCACCTCGCCGACGGGGACATCGCCGCCGCTCACTACCTCGCGCAGCGCTGTGAGCAGGGCCGGATGATGCTTCTGGATGTAGGCAAAGCCAAGGGCCGTAATCAGCGCTTCGACCAGCGAGGCCCCAAAGGCATGCGAGAGCAGCATCGCGGGAATGGCCACGCCCAGCGGATAAGGACTATAGAGCGGGTGCCCATTCTGCTGAAAGAGCACTGGCTGCAGCCCCAGCTCGATGCCAACAGCCAGAGCCGCCGCCGTAATCCCGACGTAGGAGCCGATGGCCGCCGCCCAAATGCGCCGCGTTGACAGCACCGGCGAGCGACCAGCGATCAAGCGATAGGCATAGTAACCAACAAAGGGCAGGATGACGCCCATATTCAAACAATTGACGAAAATAGCAAGAATGCCCCCATCACCGAAGAAAAGCGCCTGAATAATCAGGGCCACACTCACGCAGAGCATGGCCGCCCAGGGACCAAGCACAATAGCGATCAAGGTACCACCGACCCCGTGGGCCGTCGTCCCTCCAGGCACGGGCACATTAAACATCATGATGGTGAAGGAGAGGGCCGAAAAGATGGCCATCAGCGGCACGGTCCGCCGATTGAGCACATCGCGCATCTTATGAGTGGCCACCCCCCAGGCAGGAACGGTCACGATGCCAGAGCCCAGGGAGAAGACAGGCGAGAGATAACCGTCGGGTATGTGCATGGCAGGAACCTCCGTAACCCGCTCAGAAAAGAGACCACCGCCCAATTGCAGAGGAAGAACGCAAAACGCCGAGAAGGCCCCCCACCAGGCCGGCTACTTGTCAATTGCCCCTCCTCACCTGGTGTCGGCCATAGCTGCTTGTCAGATGCAATTGCAAATTATTCTCAATAACTACAGGTAAGTATAGGGAACAGGTTGCTTGCCTGTCAAGGGCAGCCTGGCCTCGGTTAGCCGGATTCAGGTAGCGGCGAGAAGAGGAGTAGAGTTAGCTCAGACGAAGATCCAGCTCAGGGAAAAAAGGAGAAGGCGGGGGAAAGAGCAACTGCTCCGCTTCCCCCGCCCTGCTTCCAGGGTGGGTGCTCGTGCTCGTTCGTATCCAGCAGGGGCGCTTAGATCAGCTACTTTGTGCCACAGCTCCTCTTCAGGAGAAGAGGCGAGCAGAGAACAGGCTGCCGTGCCCATAAGCAGGCCAGCCGGTCTGGCCAGTCTCACTCACTGAGGAGCAGGCAGGGCGCCTGTCGAGCCACACTGGCCGCTCCCGCTGCCAGTGGGAACCGCCAGCGGGCCGGTCTCGACAAAACAGAGGAAGCTATATTCCTTGCTTGCATTGCCCAGGCCGGTGTACTGGCCATTGAGCAAGCCGTAGCTATCCTCGCCATTCAGGGCCCAGTAGGTCCAGTTCAGATTGCTCACAGCCACGCCCGAGCCCCCGGAGCCATAGCTGCTCTTGATGAAGTTGATCAGGTCCGTGAACCACTGGCCCTGCGAGCCTGCGGCGCTAGAGACCAGATCGCTGGCGCTGTTGCCAGTGCCAAACTCGCCGATCCAGACCGGAGCCGAGCTATAGGGCTGGGCGCCTGTATTGTTCCAGGGATAGCCGCTATGGCCAGGCCAGCTCGGATTGATCCCGTTCGGCGTCGCAATATAAGCCCAATTGCTCGTCCAGACATCCACCAGGCTGGAGCCAGAGCAGCCGCTCTTATAGCAGGTGTTACTGTTGAACCAGCTCTGCGGATAGAGCGCTGGACCATACTCGTGCGCCGAGTAGACGACCTGATTATTGACCGCCGGCCCCAGGCTGCTGGCGCTGCCGCCGGCGTTGAGCACGATTGGCGCACCCGGATTCTTGCTATTGCCATTGACCCCCTGCAGGCTGCCGCCCCACCAGGTGCTGGAGTAGGGGCCGTTCGCCTGCGTTCCCGAGGACGTCGGATAGGCCGAGACCCCCTCGACAAAGATCAAAGGATAGCTCCAGCCGTGGGTCTGAGCATCGCCGAGCAAGGTATCGGCAGCGCGCTCCGCCGCCAGGCGCCAATCGTGGCAGGATGAGGTCGCCACGCAGGACAGCGCAAAGGGATTCGGATTCGGATTGCTGGCCGGATCAATGCCATCGCCCGTGCCCCATTGAGCCCCGCTGGCGTACTGATTGGGATAGGTCCCCTCCACATGCGGCTCATTGCGCAGGTCATAGCCCAGGACAATCGGCCACCCATCGGAGGCCAGATAATTCACCGTGACCGTATCCGTCGCTCCCATCGTCTGGGGAAGACCATGCACCCAGCGCTGCACACTCACCCAGTCGTTGATCCAACTGCTCTCGGGATAGGCCGAGGTATACCACAGGCCGCTCTGCTCGGCGGACTCGCCCGCCTCCGAGCGGTGGTCATCCAGGATCACATGCAGGCCAATAGAGCCAGCATAGTTGATGATCTTGGCCAGAATATCACGCGCGTGCAGCCCCACACACGACGGACAGCCCACGTCATTCTGCGGTATTGGATCAGACTCCCACATCTGATTAGAGAAGGGGATGCGCAGCGTATTGTAGCCATAGCTCTTGACCAGGTTGAGAATCGTCGAGATATCGTATGACCACAGACCATGCGCCACAGAATCGGGAGTCTCGAAGCCATACCAGTTGATACCACTAATGATGAACTGGCTGCCATTGGGTGCCAGGATCTTCGTGCCGCTGGTCCTCCAGCCGCCACTGGCACTGCCACCACCACCTGCGCCCGGCGTGGGGGTTAGCGTCGACACGCTCGTCGGAGCAGGCGAGGGCGTCGGCGTCGGCGTGGGACTGGCTCCCCCGGGCTCCGTGCCCCAAACCAGTTGTCCGTTGAGATAGAGCGTCACCTGGCTCCACGGGGCATAGCTCGTCTGCGTCGCGCTCCACGAATAGTCGTTGACCTGATTATAGTTGCTCCAGTCGCTCTTGTTGAAGCGCACCTGGATCTCACCGCTATTGCCACCGGGCCCAACACTCCCCGCCGCGCTGCTGAAACCGACCTGAAGATAGGCGTCAGCGGTGGCAGTGGAAGCGCTCAGCGCCACAAAGGTGCCAGAGAGATTGCTGCAACCAACCGCCGCATAGTCACACCAGAATTGCTGCGACTGGCTGCCGTCCTGCGTATACCAATAGCGGATGGTCAGGCTACTGAGGGCAACATTGGAGCTGGTATTGTTGACGATCTCAAAGTGAGGGCGAGGCGTATTACTGGTGGCACTGGTATTGGCATCGGCATACTCAAGAACCAGCCCGGCAGGCGTTGCCTGCGCATGACTGCTGGGAGCTGCTCCCAAGACCCCCCCCAGCAAGCTGAGCAGCAGCACCCCGAGCAGGAGCGCCCCGACCCACCAGCGTCCTTGCTGAGGCCACAGACGCGAGCGCGAAAAGAAGGATGGCTTCATGCCCAATGTCTCCTTAAGATGCGTCCAGAGCCTGGGAATTTTCCTCCAGCTAATCCAGGGGAGAGGCGGGACGGAAGGCGGTTGCCCGGGCCAGGGACTGGACCGATGAGGATCAGGCCCACTCAGACGAGCGCCTTTCTCCCCGCCGTCATCGATCCAGAGCCTGCAACCCACCCGCCAAACCTCCGCCCGCCTCATCCACGCTTGCGCTAGCCGCTCACACGGCCAATCTATGGACATACCAGCAGGCGCGTCCTTGCGGTAATAGCCATCCCTGACCTGCTGCTGGTATCAAGGCTGCCAGGTCAGACGACGCTGCAGCTGACGCCATTGAGTGAGAAACTTGTCGGCGCTGGATTGCTGCCGGTCCAGCTGGCCAGGAAACCCGGTGGAGAGCTAAGCGCACCGCCCGCCGGGATCTGGGCGTTGTAGGAGGCGTTGGTGATCGTCACCTGCGCCCCTTGTTGCGTGTAGCTCCCGTTCCAGAGCTGGGTAATCTGCTGACCAGCCGCGAAGCTGAAACGCAAGGTCCAGCCGTTGATAGGACTACTGCCCGTATTGGTAATGCTAATACTGGCCTGGAAGCCGCCTGGCCATTGACCCACCACACTATAGTGCACTTGACATGAAGCGCCAGCACCTGGCGTGGGAGACGGCGTCGGTGATGGGGTAGCCGTCGGAGTCACTGTCGGACGCGGCGTCGGCGATGGCGTCGGCGACGGCGCCCTGGTTGGCGTGGGAGACGGCGTCGGCGTCGGCGTGCTGCCACCGCCGCTGTTGGCCAGGGCAATCAGGTGATCGTGTAGCCCCTGCCCATAGGCCGTGGGCGTGCCATTGTAATTGCTGATCAGGGCAGGGAACGAGCTGCAATCGTAGGTGTCCCAGGCCCAGCCCAGATAGCCAATGCCATGCTGGTCAAACCAGGCCATCGCTGTGTCAATAAAGCCATGTGCACAGTCGTTCTCGCCGATCTCACCCGCAATGACCGGCACCTGGGCTGCCACCGGCGCAACCTGGGAGTCCCAGCAGCTTGTGCTGCTACAAGCGTTGAAATTATACAGGTGGAAAGAGGCCACCAGATTGTTGAGCGGGTCCGTGGGCTTGTACTGCAGCCACTGCGAGAGGTTGTTAGAGTAAGCCAGACCTCCTAGCATGATCACATTGGTGGCCCCCGTGGCCCGCACCGTGTTGATCAGGGTCTGCATGCCAGCTACGGCAAAACCAACGTCGCTACAAGGGCTGGCGTTGGCCGCCGTGCTGCCGTCACGCCAACAGGCCCAACTGCTGGTGTATGGCTCATTGTAGAGGTCAAAGATCACGGAACTGTTGTTCTTGAAGGCATTGGCTACCGAAGTCCAGAAGGCCGGCGCGTGATCCAGATCGGGCATCGGCTGCTGCCCGCTGGCCTGCTGGCTGCCCGGCGCGTTCCAGTGCAGGTCGAGAATGACAATGAGATTGTCAGATGTCAATGTATTAACAAAGTTGATAACCTGCTGCTGATAGGTGGCAGCTGAGTACTGGGCAGCAGGATAGCCGTTGATGCCAAGCCAGCAGTCCTCGTTCAAGGGGATACGCACCGCGTTGATATCCCAGCTCAGCATGGCATTGATGGCACTGGTGTCGACCGGCCCGTCGAAAACGGTGGTGGCGGTGCTGCTGCGACACATGTACTCTGCACCAGAACGATCAACCCCAAGCGCTCGAACAACCTGGTTCTGCCCGTTGAGCAATTGATTACCAGAGACGTGCAGCCCCGTCACCGACGGCGCCGCATGAACACGTAAAGCCTGCGATCTGACCCCTAGATAGGTGGCTAGGGAGAAGGACGCCAGAACGAGCAGGAGAGAGAGCGCCGCATACCTCAGCCGAGGCCAGCGACACACGGATGGTGTGGCCATAGATCCCCCCCTTTTGATAGATCAAAGAGGTAGCTTCCTTGCTTACCGGGGTCGCGCCTCCCTGCGAGAGAGATGGCACCAGGCCCGGCTCGCCCGCCGTGGTCCTCTTCTTGTCCCGTGGCTCCAGTTCTACCACAGCGTCGTAAACGGTATCGTAAACGATACCGTAAACGTTTACGAAAGTAACTATACCTGCCAGCTCCGGCTTTTGTCAAGCGCCGATCTCCCCCTTCCCTGCAGCCTGACGGGGGCCGGCAGGCTCTTCCCTATCCAGCGCGCCGTCTCTCCGGGCTTAGGACAACATGGGGAGGAAGACTGGCGTCGGCCCTACCTCTCACCTGTCTACTCGGCAACAACGGCTCGTTCTTGAGCGCCCGCTCAAAGCTGGTCTCCACGCAAAACTACACTTGAACAGGAAAAGAGGTTTTTTCTTCGTCTTCGCTTGTGACCAGCT includes:
- the cbiQ gene encoding cobalt ECF transporter T component CbiQ, with the protein product MSSRTGGQPGEPTQAGASPERLPLSRQERRQLRRQLGWVEQTLAGVTEAIERAVFTEEHARRPGWLQGLDPRIKLGMFIVTVLVASLSHSLLTLLLLYGVLLLMARVSLLPFDFFVRRVWLGIPFFAGVVILPSIFFTSGGPRLFELDLGPLHLGPTVASLLGAAVFVMRVGDAVSLAVLLILTTRWADLLKSLQVLHVPQIFILLLSMTYRYIFLFLHTVNGFFEARKSRTVGFTSGGEQRAWIVTALVTLMNRSFQMSNEVYAAMCARGFTGTIRTYSDYRLRSGDILALLGAALLAIGLFFLGRVLL
- the cbiM gene encoding cobalt transporter CbiM; the protein is MHIPDGYLSPVFSLGSGIVTVPAWGVATHKMRDVLNRRTVPLMAIFSALSFTIMMFNVPVPGGTTAHGVGGTLIAIVLGPWAAMLCVSVALIIQALFFGDGGILAIFVNCLNMGVILPFVGYYAYRLIAGRSPVLSTRRIWAAAIGSYVGITAAALAVGIELGLQPVLFQQNGHPLYSPYPLGVAIPAMLLSHAFGASLVEALITALGFAYIQKHHPALLTALREVVSGGDVPVGEVQALPLWRIFALAVPLALVLLFVAGLITGGGRLDHLFGADWSQVSWPDVGIMLLIVLGIAVVLLPLTWVVLPARLKRVGTFFMALAIFAPLGLIAPGFAFGEGSPEDVQKAFGYIPQGLRDLNGLWNAPLSGYTINADFFTASNAPLWHAALGYEISGIIGILLLVLVVSGLMLLIRRLTGRGGGEAAVGGKPVQPREEAL
- a CDS encoding cellulose binding domain-containing protein yields the protein MKPSFFSRSRLWPQQGRWWVGALLLGVLLLSLLGGVLGAAPSSHAQATPAGLVLEYADANTSATSNTPRPHFEIVNNTSSNVALSSLTIRYWYTQDGSQSQQFWCDYAAVGCSNLSGTFVALSASTATADAYLQVGFSSAAGSVGPGGNSGEIQVRFNKSDWSNYNQVNDYSWSATQTSYAPWSQVTLYLNGQLVWGTEPGGASPTPTPTPSPAPTSVSTLTPTPGAGGGGSASGGWRTSGTKILAPNGSQFIISGINWYGFETPDSVAHGLWSYDISTILNLVKSYGYNTLRIPFSNQMWESDPIPQNDVGCPSCVGLHARDILAKIINYAGSIGLHVILDDHRSEAGESAEQSGLWYTSAYPESSWINDWVSVQRWVHGLPQTMGATDTVTVNYLASDGWPIVLGYDLRNEPHVEGTYPNQYASGAQWGTGDGIDPASNPNPNPFALSCVATSSCHDWRLAAERAADTLLGDAQTHGWSYPLIFVEGVSAYPTSSGTQANGPYSSTWWGGSLQGVNGNSKNPGAPIVLNAGGSASSLGPAVNNQVVYSAHEYGPALYPQSWFNSNTCYKSGCSGSSLVDVWTSNWAYIATPNGINPSWPGHSGYPWNNTGAQPYSSAPVWIGEFGTGNSASDLVSSAAGSQGQWFTDLINFIKSSYGSGGSGVAVSNLNWTYWALNGEDSYGLLNGQYTGLGNASKEYSFLCFVETGPLAVPTGSGSGQCGSTGALPAPQ
- a CDS encoding cellulase family glycosylhydrolase — encoded protein: MATPSVCRWPRLRYAALSLLLVLASFSLATYLGVRSQALRVHAAPSVTGLHVSGNQLLNGQNQVVRALGVDRSGAEYMCRSSTATTVFDGPVDTSAINAMLSWDINAVRIPLNEDCWLGINGYPAAQYSAATYQQQVINFVNTLTSDNLIVILDLHWNAPGSQQASGQQPMPDLDHAPAFWTSVANAFKNNSSVIFDLYNEPYTSSWACWRDGSTAANASPCSDVGFAVAGMQTLINTVRATGATNVIMLGGLAYSNNLSQWLQYKPTDPLNNLVASFHLYNFNACSSTSCWDSQVAPVAAQVPVIAGEIGENDCAHGFIDTAMAWFDQHGIGYLGWAWDTYDCSSFPALISNYNGTPTAYGQGLHDHLIALANSGGGSTPTPTPSPTPTRAPSPTPSPTPRPTVTPTATPSPTPSPTPGAGASCQVHYSVVGQWPGGFQASISITNTGSSPINGWTLRFSFAAGQQITQLWNGSYTQQGAQVTITNASYNAQIPAGGALSSPPGFLASWTGSNPAPTSFSLNGVSCSVV